One genomic segment of Erysipelotrichaceae bacterium 66202529 includes these proteins:
- the argJ gene encoding bifunctional glutamate N-acetyltransferase/amino-acid acetyltransferase ArgJ gives MVTWMENGICAPLGFQAAGIHCGIRKNRSKKDLALIYSSVMCTAASTYTLNKVKGAPIGVTKEHLQDGHAQAILCNSGNANTCNANGVEIAKRMCELCAQELNLRSEDIIVASTGVIGEPLSITPFEQHMRELVAALDVKGGSDACEGIMTTDTFKKQFAVTFTLHGKQCHIGGMAKGSGMIHPNMATMLAFLTTDAAISSHMLDMVVHEVVADTFNMVSVDGDTSTNDMLSILANGLAGNPEICERGEDYDVFKQALMEICVEISRNIAKDGEGATKLLTCTVSCAKETAIAKAIAKSVVTSSLFKAAMFGRDANWGRILCAIGYTEGDFDITRVDVTLASKAGSMQVCRDGAGCGFDEDEAVNILSESEIDILIDMKQGAAQAIAWGCDLTYDYVKINGDYRT, from the coding sequence ATGGTTACTTGGATGGAAAACGGCATCTGTGCACCGCTTGGCTTTCAGGCCGCAGGCATTCACTGCGGGATACGCAAGAACCGTTCCAAAAAGGATCTGGCTCTTATTTACAGCAGTGTCATGTGTACGGCTGCCAGCACATATACATTAAACAAGGTGAAGGGAGCGCCGATCGGTGTTACGAAGGAGCATCTGCAGGACGGACACGCCCAGGCAATTCTCTGTAATTCCGGTAATGCCAATACATGCAATGCCAACGGTGTTGAAATTGCAAAGCGCATGTGCGAGCTCTGTGCACAGGAATTGAACCTGCGTAGTGAGGATATCATCGTTGCCTCTACCGGGGTAATTGGTGAACCCCTGAGCATCACCCCGTTTGAACAGCATATGCGTGAGCTTGTTGCGGCACTGGATGTAAAGGGCGGCAGTGATGCCTGTGAGGGAATCATGACAACCGATACCTTTAAAAAGCAGTTTGCTGTTACATTTACCCTGCATGGAAAGCAGTGTCATATCGGAGGTATGGCAAAGGGAAGCGGTATGATCCATCCCAACATGGCAACCATGCTGGCATTTCTAACCACCGATGCAGCAATATCCTCCCACATGCTGGATATGGTCGTGCACGAGGTGGTAGCGGACACCTTCAATATGGTAAGTGTGGATGGTGACACCTCTACCAATGACATGCTGAGTATCCTGGCAAACGGATTAGCAGGCAATCCGGAAATCTGTGAACGTGGAGAGGATTATGACGTGTTCAAGCAGGCGCTGATGGAAATCTGTGTAGAAATCAGCCGGAATATCGCCAAGGATGGGGAAGGAGCAACCAAGCTGTTGACCTGCACCGTATCCTGTGCAAAGGAAACTGCAATTGCAAAGGCAATCGCCAAGTCTGTTGTGACAAGCTCTTTGTTTAAGGCAGCCATGTTTGGCCGCGATGCCAACTGGGGTCGTATTCTGTGTGCTATCGGCTATACGGAGGGTGATTTTGACATTACCCGTGTCGATGTAACGCTTGCCAGTAAAGCAGGCAGTATGCAGGTATGCCGGGATGGAGCCGGGTGCGGCTTCGATGAGGATGAAGCAGTAAACATCCTGAGTGAGAGTGAAATCGATATTTTAATCGATATGAAGCAGGGAGCTGCACAGGCGATTGCCTGGGGCTGTGACCTGACCTATGATTATGTGAAAATCAACGGGGATTATCGCACATAA
- a CDS encoding N-acetyl-gamma-glutamyl-phosphate reductase, with protein sequence MKQIKAGVIGASGYAGAELVRLLLMHPYAQLCAISSKSYTGKSISELYPGFYQLCDMTFSDEDAVIAASDIVFASLPHGLSEPLARKCYNAHVKFIDLGADFRLREEADYQEWYKLDYHDQKLHELAVYGLPELYREQIKQADIIGNPGCYPTSIALAMAPIMKLGLVNEQHIIIDAKSGTTGAGKGLSDNTHFARCNEAFAPYKVAAHRHTPEIEQTLSELCGHKASITFTPHLLPINRGIISTIYVDLQDEADLEELWTMYKLFYQDEHFVRVLPLGQTADLKYIKYSNYCDVSLHMDTRNNRLILVSAIDNMVKGAAGQAIQNMNLLFGYDEDSGLKYVPASF encoded by the coding sequence ATGAAACAGATTAAGGCAGGAGTAATCGGAGCCAGCGGATATGCCGGTGCAGAGCTGGTACGGCTGCTGTTGATGCATCCGTATGCACAGCTATGCGCCATCAGCTCCAAAAGCTATACCGGAAAAAGCATCAGTGAACTGTATCCCGGCTTTTATCAGCTTTGTGATATGACCTTCAGTGATGAGGATGCGGTGATTGCCGCTTCTGATATCGTATTTGCTTCTCTGCCGCATGGTCTGAGCGAACCACTGGCACGTAAATGCTATAATGCGCATGTGAAGTTTATCGATCTGGGTGCTGATTTCCGGCTGCGTGAGGAAGCTGATTATCAGGAATGGTACAAGCTGGACTATCATGACCAAAAGCTTCATGAGCTGGCGGTCTATGGTTTGCCGGAGCTGTACCGTGAACAGATCAAGCAGGCGGATATCATAGGAAATCCGGGCTGCTATCCAACCAGCATCGCGTTAGCCATGGCACCTATTATGAAGCTGGGGCTGGTGAATGAACAGCACATCATCATTGATGCGAAATCCGGGACGACAGGAGCCGGCAAGGGATTGAGCGACAATACGCATTTTGCACGCTGCAATGAAGCCTTTGCACCGTATAAGGTTGCAGCACACCGGCATACACCGGAAATCGAGCAGACATTATCCGAACTGTGTGGTCATAAAGCAAGCATTACCTTTACGCCGCATCTGCTGCCAATCAACCGCGGTATCATTTCCACGATCTATGTGGATTTGCAGGATGAGGCAGATCTGGAGGAGCTTTGGACGATGTACAAGCTGTTCTATCAGGATGAACACTTTGTCCGTGTTCTGCCGCTGGGACAGACGGCAGATCTGAAATATATTAAATATTCTAATTACTGTGATGTATCGCTGCATATGGATACACGAAATAATCGTTTGATTCTGGTGTCCGCAATCGATAATATGGTCAAGGGGGCAGCCGGACAGGCGATACAAAATATGAATCTTTTGTTTGGATACGACGAGGACAGCGGGCTGAAGTATGTGCCTGCCTCCTTCTAG
- a CDS encoding thiol reductase thioredoxin produces MKHVRMMYLKGCPHCKAAFAMVKQLQEAYPELRDIHIETIEEQEHKELADSLDYWYVPTYFVDGEKLLEGVPSVDQIERVLRAAL; encoded by the coding sequence ATGAAGCATGTACGTATGATGTATTTAAAGGGCTGTCCGCATTGCAAGGCGGCATTTGCCATGGTAAAGCAGCTGCAGGAAGCATACCCCGAGTTACGGGATATTCATATTGAAACAATTGAGGAACAGGAACACAAGGAGCTTGCGGATTCTTTGGATTACTGGTATGTTCCCACCTATTTTGTAGATGGTGAAAAGCTGCTGGAGGGTGTTCCTTCCGTTGATCAAATCGAAAGGGTGCTGCGCGCAGCACTGTAA
- the argH gene encoding argininosuccinate lyase, producing the protein MNLWDARFKKEADQRLNDFNSSISIDHFMVAQDIAGSKAHAAMLAKQGIITQADGAAIQQGLDEIHRDIEAGILVIDPTAEDIHMFMEGELTKRIGDAGKRLHTARSRNDQVALDTRMYCSDEVKTVCTQLKELIAVLCEKASEHTETIMPGYTHLQRAQPITFAHHLMAYTEMFLRDLQRLQEAQKRIRTLPLGSGALAATTYPIDRSFVKEQLHFDSISMNSLDGVSDRDFCIEIASDMSMIMMHLSRFSEEIILWCSWEFKFLELDDAFATGSSIMPQKKNPDVAELIRGKSGRVFGNLQTLLTMMKGLPLAYNKDMQEDKEAVFDALHTVQLCLTTFTPMLQTAAVHKDAMRNAAAKGFINATDCADYLTKKGMAFRDAYRVLGRLVSYAQDEGKTLETLTLEEYKAYSALFEEDIYEAISLDTCVKQRKVIGGPAPEVVAAHIAAVKAKLKEMETNETD; encoded by the coding sequence ATGAATTTATGGGACGCACGTTTTAAAAAGGAAGCGGATCAGCGGCTGAATGATTTTAATTCCAGTATTTCCATTGACCATTTCATGGTTGCACAGGATATCGCAGGCTCAAAGGCGCACGCTGCCATGCTGGCAAAGCAGGGCATCATAACACAGGCAGACGGTGCAGCAATCCAGCAGGGACTGGATGAAATCCACAGGGATATCGAAGCCGGCATACTGGTAATCGATCCAACAGCAGAGGATATTCATATGTTTATGGAGGGGGAGCTGACAAAGCGGATCGGTGATGCAGGAAAGCGTCTGCATACAGCGCGCTCGCGCAATGACCAGGTCGCTTTGGATACACGGATGTATTGCAGTGATGAGGTGAAAACAGTTTGTACACAGCTGAAGGAGCTGATTGCGGTTCTCTGTGAGAAGGCGAGTGAGCATACGGAAACGATCATGCCCGGCTATACGCATTTGCAGCGTGCACAGCCGATTACCTTCGCCCATCACCTGATGGCGTATACAGAAATGTTTCTGCGGGATTTACAGCGCCTGCAGGAAGCACAGAAGCGCATTCGCACGCTTCCCCTGGGAAGCGGTGCTCTGGCTGCCACAACCTATCCAATCGACCGAAGCTTTGTAAAGGAGCAGCTGCATTTTGACAGCATCAGCATGAATTCTCTGGATGGTGTCAGCGACCGTGATTTCTGTATTGAAATCGCTTCGGATATGTCCATGATCATGATGCATTTGTCACGCTTCAGCGAGGAGATCATCCTGTGGTGCTCCTGGGAATTCAAATTTCTGGAGCTGGATGATGCCTTTGCGACCGGCAGCAGTATAATGCCGCAGAAGAAAAATCCGGATGTTGCAGAGCTAATTCGCGGTAAGAGTGGCCGTGTTTTTGGAAATCTGCAGACCCTTTTAACGATGATGAAGGGACTCCCGCTTGCTTATAATAAGGATATGCAGGAGGATAAGGAGGCAGTATTCGATGCACTGCACACCGTACAGCTGTGTCTGACGACCTTTACACCGATGCTGCAAACGGCAGCTGTCCACAAAGATGCGATGCGCAATGCCGCCGCGAAGGGCTTTATCAATGCGACTGACTGTGCTGATTATCTGACCAAAAAGGGGATGGCCTTCCGGGACGCCTATCGTGTGCTGGGAAGGCTTGTCAGCTATGCACAGGATGAAGGAAAAACACTGGAGACACTGACTCTGGAGGAATACAAAGCCTATAGTGCATTGTTTGAAGAAGACATATACGAGGCCATTTCACTGGATACCTGTGTGAAGCAGCGTAAGGTGATCGGAGGCCCGGCACCGGAAGTCGTTGCGGCTCATATAGCGGCTGTGAAAGCAAAGCTGAAGGAGATGGAAACAAATGAAACAGATTAA
- a CDS encoding lysoplasmalogenase — protein MIWMTCILFLAVVLYYIFKEHASPFVSLAWKSASSACFVLVGFCAYMQSNNTSYGGFMLAGLVLGAAGDVLLALPFCYPRYEDYFFLGGLSAFLFGHLAYAMTLYAMPWNIGVITAIGSLVLAVVVIALLQKQHIDFKRMRAPSTLYASVILFMEACALWHLQDGWLYGGVLNIAALCFVLSDVILAFMLFGDKNTSAMTRCNLSLYYTAQLLLALSMLLR, from the coding sequence ATGATCTGGATGACTTGTATACTGTTTCTGGCGGTTGTTCTCTATTATATTTTTAAGGAGCATGCCTCACCATTTGTATCGCTTGCCTGGAAAAGCGCATCCTCTGCGTGTTTTGTGCTTGTCGGCTTTTGTGCGTATATGCAAAGCAATAATACATCCTATGGCGGATTCATGCTGGCAGGTCTTGTACTTGGTGCAGCAGGTGATGTACTGCTTGCGCTGCCATTCTGTTATCCGCGATATGAGGATTATTTTTTTCTTGGTGGATTATCTGCCTTTCTGTTTGGACATCTGGCGTATGCAATGACGCTGTATGCCATGCCTTGGAATATAGGTGTGATAACTGCAATCGGTTCCCTTGTGCTGGCTGTTGTAGTAATTGCACTCTTGCAGAAGCAGCACATTGATTTTAAAAGGATGCGTGCACCGAGTACCCTGTATGCTTCTGTCATTCTCTTTATGGAAGCCTGTGCGCTCTGGCATCTGCAGGACGGGTGGCTGTATGGCGGTGTTTTGAATATTGCGGCACTGTGCTTTGTTCTCAGTGATGTCATTCTGGCCTTTATGCTGTTTGGGGATAAAAACACCTCTGCTATGACGCGCTGTAATCTGAGTCTGTATTATACGGCGCAGCTGCTGCTGGCACTGAGTATGCTATTGCGGTAG
- a CDS encoding ATP-grasp domain-containing protein, whose product MNFIFISPHFPESYWLFCQGLKNNGVNVLAIADTPYNSLSTNLKNSINDFYQVSNLENYDEMLKAVAWFTYKHGKIDWIESNNEYWLRQDARLRRDFHVVNGFPCEALDNCQSKHRMKEFFAAAGLQTARWQLATTLEDALHFIEQVGYPIVMKPDIGVGASDTHKIRNEEELQNAFAAGFKEAMIMEEYINGSCFSFDGITNSKKELLFVTSHQYTDSIMDAVNEQKNIGCYSYKHIPDDIMEAGKRTVEAFDTRSRFFHFEFFRLNEDQAVGKKGDIIGLEVNMRPPGGFLPDMINYANDSNVYQLWADMIVHDTIHYQQERKYSSGFIGRRDRLQYAHTTQDIQDTYRDSILMIRRLPAALATAMGDEVIVARFQTEEEILDFFRYVQE is encoded by the coding sequence ATGAACTTTATCTTTATTTCCCCGCATTTTCCGGAAAGCTACTGGCTGTTCTGTCAGGGATTGAAAAACAACGGTGTAAATGTACTGGCAATTGCGGACACTCCCTACAACTCGCTGAGTACGAATCTGAAAAATTCCATCAATGATTTCTATCAGGTTTCCAATTTGGAAAATTATGATGAAATGCTCAAAGCGGTGGCATGGTTCACCTACAAGCATGGTAAAATTGACTGGATCGAGTCGAACAATGAATACTGGCTGCGCCAGGATGCACGGCTGCGTAGAGATTTCCATGTGGTGAACGGGTTTCCCTGCGAGGCACTTGACAACTGTCAGAGCAAACACCGCATGAAGGAGTTTTTTGCGGCAGCAGGGTTACAGACAGCCCGCTGGCAGCTGGCAACCACATTGGAGGATGCACTGCATTTTATCGAACAGGTCGGCTATCCCATTGTCATGAAACCGGATATCGGTGTCGGCGCCAGTGACACACATAAGATCCGCAATGAGGAGGAGCTGCAAAACGCCTTTGCGGCCGGCTTTAAGGAAGCGATGATTATGGAGGAGTACATAAACGGAAGCTGCTTTTCCTTTGATGGCATCACCAATAGTAAAAAGGAGCTGCTGTTTGTGACCTCGCATCAGTATACGGACAGCATCATGGATGCCGTTAATGAGCAGAAAAACATCGGCTGTTATTCGTATAAGCATATCCCGGATGACATTATGGAAGCCGGAAAACGAACAGTAGAGGCCTTTGATACACGCAGCAGATTCTTTCACTTTGAGTTTTTCCGCCTAAATGAGGATCAGGCAGTCGGCAAAAAAGGTGACATCATCGGCTTAGAGGTCAACATGCGCCCGCCTGGCGGCTTTCTGCCAGATATGATCAATTATGCCAATGACAGCAATGTATATCAGCTATGGGCAGATATGATCGTCCATGATACGATTCATTACCAGCAGGAGCGCAAATATTCCTCCGGCTTTATCGGACGAAGAGACCGTTTGCAGTATGCACATACCACTCAGGATATACAGGATACCTATCGGGACAGTATTCTGATGATTCGCCGTCTGCCTGCAGCACTTGCAACAGCGATGGGTGATGAGGTCATTGTCGCACGCTTTCAAACAGAAGAGGAAATTCTGGATTTCTTCCGCTACGTTCAGGAATAA
- a CDS encoding MFS transporter, producing MKKTLWTHDFTIITVGTLISAVGSTAMNFALSLVVFDYTASTFMTGVFSAISLLPTILIPILAAPLVDGGNRKRLIVLLDGGNGILYLLFAVFLFLNGFSYIGYLLFSLITASIGAIYSLAYTSLYPDLIPAGFAQKGYSVSSLIYPSVTALFTPIASLLYVYLGIAWICMMEGVLLLLAALFEANIRYREKGGSSVFSFQKYKEDLLYGFRYLKKEKGIRSIYGYMAVTNASAEGISLVTMAMFQSSFILTTTMYAFLTTADTLGRMVGGVVHYVLHIPAHKRYRVALGVYAIYEALDMAFLFLPYPLMVVNRFTCGFLGINSLNIRESSTQNYIPSHMRARVNALFQVLVALIMMASRFSAGVIAQYLSYPMTALLFASIAMLSIFLLIVRNRRSVSQIYNQEL from the coding sequence ATGAAAAAGACTTTATGGACACATGATTTTACGATTATAACAGTTGGCACGCTGATCAGTGCTGTCGGCTCCACTGCGATGAATTTTGCGTTATCTCTGGTGGTGTTTGATTACACTGCATCTACCTTTATGACCGGTGTTTTCTCTGCTATCTCCCTGCTGCCTACGATTCTCATTCCTATCCTGGCCGCTCCGCTTGTCGATGGAGGCAACAGAAAGCGTCTGATTGTTTTGCTGGATGGAGGAAATGGGATTCTGTATCTGCTGTTTGCTGTATTTCTGTTTTTGAATGGATTTTCCTATATCGGATATTTGCTGTTCTCTTTGATCACCGCATCCATCGGCGCGATTTATTCACTGGCATATACGTCCTTGTATCCGGATCTGATCCCTGCAGGCTTTGCGCAAAAGGGGTACTCGGTATCCTCCCTGATCTATCCTAGTGTAACAGCCCTATTCACTCCGATAGCATCCCTGCTGTATGTATATCTTGGAATCGCCTGGATTTGTATGATGGAGGGGGTTCTGCTTCTTCTTGCGGCACTGTTTGAGGCGAATATCCGGTATCGGGAAAAAGGGGGGAGCAGTGTATTCTCATTTCAGAAATACAAGGAGGATTTGCTCTATGGATTCCGGTATCTGAAAAAGGAAAAGGGGATCCGTTCCATTTACGGCTATATGGCGGTAACCAATGCATCCGCAGAGGGAATCAGTCTGGTAACGATGGCGATGTTTCAATCATCGTTCATCCTTACGACAACCATGTATGCCTTTTTGACAACAGCAGATACCCTGGGACGTATGGTTGGCGGTGTTGTGCATTATGTGCTGCATATCCCTGCGCATAAACGCTATCGGGTAGCTCTTGGCGTATATGCCATCTATGAAGCTCTGGATATGGCTTTTCTGTTTCTTCCGTATCCCCTGATGGTTGTCAATCGCTTCACCTGTGGGTTTCTGGGTATCAATTCCCTGAATATCCGGGAGTCCAGTACACAAAACTATATCCCCTCGCATATGCGCGCCAGAGTAAATGCTTTGTTTCAGGTACTGGTTGCCCTGATTATGATGGCCTCCAGATTTAGCGCCGGTGTGATTGCACAGTACCTGTCATATCCGATGACGGCCCTGCTGTTTGCATCCATTGCCATGCTTTCCATTTTCCTGTTGATTGTCCGTAACAGAAGGAGTGTTTCACAAATTTACAACCAGGAGCTATGA
- a CDS encoding argininosuccinate synthase, whose protein sequence is METKDIKKVVLAYSGGLDTSIIIPWLKENYNNCEVVAVSADVGQGTELDGLEEKAIKTGASKLYILDLKDEFVEDYIYPCLKANAVYEDVYLLGTAFARPLIGQKLVEIAKQEGADAICHGCTGKGNDQVRFELAIKAFAPDMPIIAPWRTWELKSRDDEIDYAEAHNIPLKISRETNYSKDKNLWHLSHEGLDLEDPMNEPQYDDILEMGVTPEQAPDTPTYITLTFEKGIPTALNGEKLGGQAMVTKLNEIGGTNGIGIIDMVENRLVGMKSRGVYETPGGTILYKAHQWLESICLDKETMHYKQGVGIKFGEILYNGQWFTPLREALSAFVDKTSETVSGEVKIKLYKGNLTPASISSPYTLYSEQIASFGEDDSYDQNDSAGFINLYGLPIKVKAMMDEKVKK, encoded by the coding sequence ATGGAAACAAAGGATATTAAAAAAGTAGTGCTCGCATATTCCGGAGGGCTGGATACCTCCATCATCATCCCGTGGCTGAAGGAAAACTATAACAACTGTGAGGTTGTTGCCGTATCTGCCGATGTCGGACAGGGAACGGAGCTGGACGGTCTGGAGGAAAAAGCAATCAAGACCGGTGCCAGCAAGCTGTATATTCTGGATTTAAAGGATGAATTTGTCGAGGATTATATTTATCCATGTCTAAAGGCAAATGCAGTGTATGAGGATGTCTATCTGCTGGGAACCGCCTTTGCACGTCCGCTGATTGGACAGAAGCTGGTGGAAATCGCCAAGCAGGAGGGTGCGGATGCCATCTGCCACGGCTGTACCGGTAAGGGGAATGATCAGGTTCGCTTCGAGCTGGCAATCAAGGCATTTGCGCCGGATATGCCGATTATCGCGCCATGGAGAACATGGGAGCTGAAATCTAGAGATGATGAAATAGATTATGCGGAAGCACATAACATTCCTCTGAAAATTTCCAGAGAAACCAATTATTCCAAGGATAAGAACCTGTGGCATTTAAGTCATGAGGGACTGGATCTGGAGGATCCGATGAATGAGCCGCAGTACGATGATATTCTGGAGATGGGGGTTACGCCGGAGCAGGCACCGGATACACCGACCTATATTACCCTGACCTTTGAAAAGGGAATTCCAACTGCCTTAAATGGTGAAAAGCTGGGCGGACAGGCCATGGTTACAAAGCTGAATGAAATCGGTGGAACAAACGGCATCGGTATCATCGATATGGTAGAGAACCGTCTGGTCGGAATGAAGAGCCGCGGGGTGTATGAAACACCGGGTGGAACGATTTTGTATAAGGCACATCAGTGGCTGGAATCCATCTGTCTGGATAAGGAAACCATGCATTACAAGCAGGGAGTTGGCATTAAGTTTGGTGAGATTTTGTATAACGGGCAGTGGTTTACACCGTTACGTGAGGCATTGAGTGCCTTTGTGGATAAGACAAGTGAAACGGTAAGCGGTGAGGTGAAAATCAAGCTGTATAAGGGAAATCTGACACCGGCCAGCATTTCCTCGCCATATACCTTATATTCTGAGCAGATTGCAAGCTTTGGAGAGGATGATTCCTATGATCAGAATGATTCTGCCGGCTTTATCAATCTGTATGGACTGCCAATTAAGGTAAAGGCGATGATGGATGAGAAAGTGAAAAAATAG
- a CDS encoding alpha/beta hydrolase, translating into MIEKREIYIPCFQTMRMLHIYLPQDYEQGNKRYPVLYMFDGHNLFYDEDATFGKSWGLSRWLDEQEASLIVVGIECNHEGNRRLEEFSPYDFTDTQVGFIHGQGKELMEWMSTDLKQWINHTYRTLPHKRHTAIGGSSMGGLMALYAIVHHEDVYSKAAILSPFIYSLKEELLAEIEACTSLRSHQLYISWGSDEYRSKQQLALASGRILAIIRKLLDKEAAVYPNLVYKGKHNEASWEQELDTLIPWLFQKQSTK; encoded by the coding sequence ATGATTGAAAAAAGAGAGATTTATATCCCCTGCTTTCAGACGATGCGGATGCTGCACATTTATCTTCCGCAGGATTATGAGCAAGGGAATAAGCGATATCCTGTTTTATATATGTTTGACGGTCATAATCTATTCTATGATGAGGATGCGACCTTTGGCAAAAGCTGGGGCTTATCGCGCTGGTTGGATGAACAGGAAGCCTCGCTCATCGTTGTCGGCATCGAGTGCAATCATGAGGGCAACCGCCGTTTGGAGGAATTTTCCCCCTATGATTTCACGGATACACAGGTTGGATTTATCCATGGTCAGGGTAAGGAGCTCATGGAGTGGATGAGCACAGATTTGAAGCAGTGGATCAATCATACATACCGCACCCTGCCCCATAAACGCCATACCGCAATCGGGGGCAGCTCCATGGGCGGTCTGATGGCGTTGTATGCAATCGTACATCATGAGGATGTCTACAGCAAGGCTGCCATATTATCTCCCTTCATCTATTCTTTAAAGGAGGAGCTTCTTGCGGAAATAGAGGCCTGCACCAGCCTGCGCTCGCATCAGCTTTATATCTCCTGGGGAAGTGATGAATATCGCAGCAAACAGCAGCTCGCACTTGCCAGCGGCAGAATCCTTGCCATCATACGAAAGCTGCTGGATAAAGAGGCAGCAGTATACCCTAACCTTGTTTACAAGGGAAAACACAATGAAGCAAGCTGGGAGCAGGAGCTTGATACACTCATCCCCTGGCTGTTTCAAAAGCAAAGTACAAAATAA
- a CDS encoding nitroreductase produces MLKDLLLKNRSYRGYDETREVTMEELKDLVACARLTPSSVNMQALKYYLACTREETDKIQPLTAWARALKKEVPYKHHCPRAFVIICQDTHISNALEAYQRDVGIVAQTMLLRAVEMGLGGCMIGSFQKDALHEALHMEEHIRPLLVVALGKPDETIVIEDVNEQGDTTYYRDAQDVHHVPKRTLEELILSKEKKDAA; encoded by the coding sequence ATGTTAAAGGATTTGTTATTGAAAAACAGAAGCTATCGGGGATATGATGAAACAAGAGAAGTGACGATGGAGGAGTTGAAGGATCTGGTGGCGTGTGCCAGACTGACACCATCTAGCGTCAATATGCAGGCATTAAAGTATTACCTGGCCTGTACAAGAGAAGAAACAGATAAGATACAGCCACTGACTGCCTGGGCTAGAGCATTAAAAAAGGAAGTGCCGTATAAGCATCATTGTCCCAGGGCATTTGTTATAATCTGTCAGGATACCCATATATCAAATGCATTAGAGGCATATCAGAGGGATGTCGGGATCGTTGCACAGACAATGCTGCTGCGTGCTGTTGAGATGGGACTGGGCGGCTGCATGATTGGCAGCTTTCAAAAGGATGCGCTGCATGAGGCTTTGCATATGGAGGAGCATATCCGTCCGCTGCTGGTAGTCGCACTTGGTAAGCCGGATGAAACCATCGTGATTGAGGATGTGAATGAGCAGGGAGATACCACATATTATCGGGATGCACAGGATGTTCACCATGTGCCAAAGCGCACTCTTGAGGAATTGATACTTTCCAAGGAGAAGAAGGATGCTGCGTGA
- a CDS encoding GNAT family N-acetyltransferase produces the protein MLRDYQNQDLPQMCAIWNAIVAQGMAFPQEELLDEAEAETFFSAQSKTRVCILEDTTVCGLYILHPNNVGRCSHICNASFAVDANQRGKQLGRRLVEDCMETAKALGFRILQFNAVVESNTAARHLYESLGFTALGMIPKGFRQLDGRYANIVPYYITLIP, from the coding sequence ATGCTGCGTGATTATCAGAACCAGGATTTACCGCAGATGTGTGCCATCTGGAATGCAATCGTAGCGCAAGGGATGGCCTTTCCACAGGAGGAGTTGCTGGATGAGGCTGAGGCAGAAACATTCTTTTCTGCACAAAGTAAAACGCGTGTCTGTATTCTTGAAGATACCACGGTGTGCGGTTTGTATATCTTGCATCCCAACAATGTAGGACGCTGTTCGCATATTTGCAATGCCAGCTTTGCGGTGGATGCCAATCAGCGGGGGAAACAGCTTGGCAGAAGGCTGGTAGAGGATTGTATGGAAACAGCGAAGGCGCTCGGATTTCGCATCCTGCAATTCAATGCAGTCGTTGAAAGCAATACTGCTGCCCGTCATCTGTATGAAAGTCTTGGCTTTACTGCATTGGGAATGATACCCAAAGGCTTTCGTCAATTGGATGGCAGGTATGCAAATATCGTGCCGTATTACATCACCTTAATACCGTAA